Below is a genomic region from Citrobacter telavivensis.
CTCTGAAACGCTGGAAGGTGGATTCATAGGGGGGAATGCTAACACAACCTCGCCCATTCAGCGAGGTCATGTCTCTTGCTATTGCTTCAGACGTGGACAGCCTGAATCAGTGTCCCGGGAAGGGAACCAGGCTATAGCAGTTGATGCCCTGTTGCGCCAGGCGCTGTTCGCCACCGAGGTCAAACAGATTGATGATGAACGCCGCGTCGGTCACTTCGCCACCCAGGCGACGGATCAGTTTCACGGTCGCTTCAATCGTGCCGCCGGTCGCCAGCAGATCGTCAACCACCAACACTTTGTCACCCGCCTGGATCGCATCAACGTGGATTTCCAGCTGATCGGTGCCGTATTCCAGTTCGTAGCTTTCAGCGATCGTTTCACGCGGCAGTTTGCGCGGTTTACGCACTGGCACAAAGCCAACGCCCAGACCCAACGCTACCGGCGCGCCAAACAGAAAGCCGCGTGCTTCGGTACCGACAACTTTGGTAATGCCTGCATTTTTGTAACGCTCAACCAGCAATTCGATGCTGAGCGCGTAAGCTTTCGGATCTTCCAGTAAGCTGGTGACATCACGGAAAAGAATGCCCGGTTTCGGGTAGTCCTGAATGCTTTTAATGCTATTTTTGAGAAACTCAAGCTGCTGTGCAGTCGCGGTCATAAGTTTGTGCCTGATTAATACGGTGTTACTTCACGGCGCACTATACACCTCATCCTTCAAGCTGCCTCTTTGTTGGCTGCCTTCATTCATCCCAGTCACTTACTGATGTAAGCTCAGAGATTCATTCAGTTGCCGCCTCGATGTACCTTGAATGACAGTGTGTATATAGAATAGAAGGTCAACATTAATTTGACCCGGCGCGCCTGTGCTCGAAAACGGTCGAATTTACTGGCTACCGCCCGCAATTGCAACCGCGATTATTGCGCTTCAGTGCTTTTGTTGCTTTTCGTCAATCACCGGTATTCGCCACATAAATATCAGCAGACAGACCAGGATCACCAGCAGCAGGATCCGCACCCACCACATCGGCGTCAGCCACAGCGATATGGCGAAGGTAATGAGGATCATCACGATCGCGCGGGGCTTAACGCCAGCCGGCATGGCCTTATATTTCTGCCAGAATCGCAAATAGCTGCCAAACCACGAGCGGTAGAGTAACCAGTCATGGAAACGCGGCGATGAGCGGGCAAAACACCAGGCTGCCAGTAAGATAAACGGTGTCGTCGGCAATACAGGCAACACGACGCCCAGTGTCCCCAATACAACCGCCA
It encodes:
- a CDS encoding adenine phosphoribosyltransferase — encoded protein: MTATAQQLEFLKNSIKSIQDYPKPGILFRDVTSLLEDPKAYALSIELLVERYKNAGITKVVGTEARGFLFGAPVALGLGVGFVPVRKPRKLPRETIAESYELEYGTDQLEIHVDAIQAGDKVLVVDDLLATGGTIEATVKLIRRLGGEVTDAAFIINLFDLGGEQRLAQQGINCYSLVPFPGH
- a CDS encoding DUF454 family protein, encoding MQRILLIITGWLAVVLGTLGVVLPVLPTTPFILLAAWCFARSSPRFHDWLLYRSWFGSYLRFWQKYKAMPAGVKPRAIVMILITFAISLWLTPMWWVRILLLVILVCLLIFMWRIPVIDEKQQKH